The following are encoded in a window of Amycolatopsis solani genomic DNA:
- the pucD gene encoding xanthine dehydrogenase subunit D, with translation MTTTVTTQPVGGVGTSPQRPDGIVKVRGEFAYSSDLWHDDMVWGVTLRSPHPYARITAIDITDALTVPGVYAVLTHEDVPGVNRYGLEHADQPVLASEVVRYQGEPVALVAADHPETARRAMKRIVVSYEELEPVTDSEAAVAGEGPSLHEGGNVVRHVKIRHGAQDVTADVVVSGVYEVGMQDQAFLGPESGLAVPDTEGGVDLYVATQWLHVDQQQIVAALGLPTEKVRLTLGGVGGAFGGREDLSMQVHACLLALHTGKPVKMVYNREESFYGHVHRHPAKMYYEHGATRDGRLVYVRTRLYLDGGAYASSTGAVVANAATLGVGPYKVDSASVDCWGTYTNNPPCGAMRGFGAVQAAFGYESQMDKLADACGLDPVEIRVRNAMSEGDLMPTGQVVDSAAPVAELLELVRAKPMPPERPFDLRHMPGGVSNTTHGEGVVRGVGYAVGIKNVCFSEGFDDYSTARVRLQLVGGEPAATVHTAACEVGQGLVTIMQQIVRTELGVEQVTVLPMDTSIGNGGSTSASRQTYVTGGAVQAACVAVRSRLLSRFGAKVRVVGGKLVAADGQVLADLVDILGDDVYDETIEWRHRPTSALDPETGQGTAHVQYAFAAHRAVVDVDTELGLVKVVSLDCAQDVGKALNPQAVLGQIQGGSAQGLGLAVMEEIQTSGGKIRNPSFTDYLIPTVLDMPPMSIDVLERPDPHAPYGLRGVGEPPTISSTPAIVAAIRAATGLALTRVPVRPEHLTAT, from the coding sequence TGCCGGGGGTGTACGCGGTGCTGACGCACGAGGACGTCCCGGGCGTCAACCGCTACGGCCTCGAACACGCCGACCAGCCGGTGCTGGCGTCGGAAGTCGTGCGCTACCAGGGTGAACCGGTCGCGCTCGTCGCCGCCGACCACCCCGAGACCGCGCGCCGCGCGATGAAGCGGATCGTCGTTTCCTACGAGGAGCTGGAGCCCGTCACGGACTCCGAAGCGGCTGTCGCGGGCGAAGGGCCTTCGCTGCACGAAGGGGGCAACGTCGTCCGGCACGTGAAGATCCGCCACGGCGCTCAGGACGTCACGGCCGACGTCGTCGTCTCGGGTGTCTACGAGGTCGGGATGCAGGACCAGGCGTTCCTCGGCCCGGAGTCCGGGCTGGCCGTGCCGGACACCGAAGGCGGCGTCGACCTCTACGTCGCAACGCAGTGGCTGCACGTCGACCAGCAGCAGATCGTCGCCGCGCTGGGCCTGCCCACCGAGAAGGTGCGGCTGACCCTCGGCGGCGTCGGCGGGGCGTTCGGCGGCCGCGAAGACCTGTCGATGCAGGTGCACGCGTGCCTGCTGGCGCTGCACACCGGTAAGCCGGTGAAGATGGTCTACAACCGCGAAGAGTCCTTCTACGGGCACGTCCACCGCCACCCGGCGAAGATGTACTACGAGCACGGCGCCACCCGCGACGGACGGCTCGTGTACGTCCGCACGCGCCTGTACCTCGACGGCGGCGCGTACGCGTCCTCGACGGGTGCGGTGGTCGCGAACGCGGCCACGCTCGGCGTCGGACCGTACAAAGTGGACAGCGCGTCGGTCGACTGCTGGGGCACCTACACGAACAACCCGCCGTGCGGCGCCATGCGTGGCTTCGGCGCGGTGCAGGCCGCCTTCGGCTACGAGTCGCAGATGGACAAGCTCGCGGACGCCTGCGGCCTCGACCCGGTCGAGATCCGCGTCCGCAACGCGATGAGCGAGGGCGACCTGATGCCGACCGGCCAGGTCGTCGACTCCGCCGCCCCGGTCGCGGAACTGCTCGAACTGGTGCGGGCCAAGCCGATGCCGCCGGAGCGGCCGTTCGACCTGCGGCACATGCCGGGCGGCGTCTCGAACACCACGCACGGCGAAGGCGTCGTCCGCGGGGTCGGCTACGCCGTCGGGATCAAGAACGTCTGCTTCTCCGAAGGCTTCGACGACTACTCGACGGCTCGCGTGCGCCTGCAGCTGGTCGGCGGCGAGCCCGCGGCGACCGTGCACACCGCGGCCTGCGAGGTCGGCCAGGGCCTGGTGACGATCATGCAGCAGATCGTCCGGACCGAACTGGGCGTCGAGCAGGTGACGGTCCTGCCGATGGACACCTCGATCGGCAACGGCGGCTCGACGTCGGCGTCACGCCAGACCTACGTCACCGGCGGCGCGGTCCAAGCCGCCTGCGTGGCGGTGCGGTCGCGGCTGCTGTCCCGGTTCGGCGCCAAGGTGCGCGTGGTCGGCGGCAAGCTCGTCGCGGCCGACGGTCAGGTGCTCGCCGACCTGGTGGACATCCTCGGCGACGACGTCTACGACGAGACGATCGAGTGGCGGCACCGGCCCACTTCGGCGTTGGATCCCGAGACCGGGCAGGGGACCGCGCACGTGCAGTACGCCTTCGCCGCGCACCGGGCGGTCGTCGACGTCGACACCGAGCTGGGCCTGGTGAAGGTCGTCTCGCTGGACTGCGCTCAGGACGTCGGCAAGGCGCTGAACCCGCAGGCCGTGCTGGGCCAGATCCAGGGCGGCTCGGCGCAGGGGCTCGGGCTCGCGGTGATGGAGGAGATCCAGACCTCCGGCGGGAAGATCCGGAACCCCTCCTTCACCGACTACCTGATCCCGACGGTCCTGGACATGCCGCCGATGAGCATCGACGTCCTGGAGCGCCCGGACCCGCACGCGCCCTACGGCCTGCGCGGGGTGGGCGAGCCGCCGACGATCTCCTCGACTCCCGCGATCGTGGCGGCGATCCGGGCCGCGACCGGGCTCGCGCTCACCCGCGTCCCGGTGCGGCCGGAGCACCTCACCGCTACCTGA